The DNA sequence CACGAGAGATGGCCAATGGAGCCGCACTGATCATTGGCGCAGGCGACGCAACCGGAGGGGCCATTGCGCAAGCCTTCGCCCGCGACGGCCTCACAGCCTGCGTCACGCGCCGCCCGCGCAACCTGTCAGATCTTGAGGCGCTGGTCGGGTCGATTGAGGCAGACGGCGGCAAAGCCCGCGCTTTCGGCGTAGATGCCCGCAGCGAAGACGACACCGTCGCGCTGTTCGATCAGGTGGAGGCAGAAGTCGGCCCGGTCGAAGCCTGCGTCTTCAATATCGGTGCGAACGTCCGCTTCCAGGTCACCGAGACAACCAGCCGCGTCTACCAGAAGGTCTGGGAGATGGCGGCGTTTGCAGGCTTTCTCGCTGGTCGCGAAGCGGCGCGCGTGATGAGCCCGCGCGGCCGCGGCACGATCATTTTCACCGGTGCCACAGCGGCCCTGCGGGGCGGCGCAGGCTTCTCGGCCTTTGCCGGTGCCAAGCATTCTCTGCGGGCACTCGCGCAATCGATGGCGCGGGAGCTGGGGCCAAAAGGCATCCATGTGGCCCATGTCGTGATCGACGGGGCAATCGATTCTGCCTTCATCCGGGAGACTCTTCCGGACGCTGCCGAGCGGCGCGACCGGGACGGGCTGCTGATCCCCGACGAGATCGCAAAGAACTATGTCTGGCTGCACCAGCAGCACCGCTCAGCCTGGACGCATGAACTGGACCTGCGGCCCTGGTGCGAAACCTGGTGAGCCCTATGCGCCCAGGGCGGGCGCCGAAACAGAGCCTGTCGGGTTCAGCACCAGCTGTTTGACGAACTCCACATGGCTGCGCAGCCGGTAGAGGTCGTCCGTGTAGGAGAGCGGCACGTCCACCGCGCCGATTTCTTCCTGAAGGTCTTCCAGATCCTTCACGATACGCGACCGCTCGTCCGGCGTTGGCGAGGCCCGGCCACGCGCCTCCAGCGCCCGGATGTCCTTGTACCAGACATAGATCTTCCGCCGCACGCGCCAGCGATAGATCGGCGGGGCGGCCCGGACCAGCGGGAAAAGAAGCGTGAGCAGCGGGATCGCCAGCACCCAGGCCCGGTCCAGGAAATTGGCCACATCGAAAGAGAAATACCGCCGCAGGAAGGATGGTCCGTCGCGATAATACCGGCGCGCCTGCCGGGAAACCGGCAGGTCTGTCGCATCGGGATCCGGCCAGCGGCCCGCCGCGGACAGAAGCGAGCCATCGCCATGAATGGCGATGGCGGAATCGATCAGCAGCGCTTCGATCGCCGGGTGAATGTCCTTGCGGATCGCCAGCTGCGCCACCGGGGCCACAAGCGGTACATCGGTTGCGGGAATGTCGGCGCCGATGTCGACCACGCCGCGCAGCAGCGTGACCGCCGACAAGGCGTCCTGCCGCCGCGCCAGAGCGGGCGCGCGTTCAAACGGCAGCAACTCCACAGCCGGATCGCGAAGCAAATCCTGCACATAGGGCGCCTCCACCGATGCGGCGAAAGCCACGGCGTCCACCGTGCCGGCCCGCAGCGCATCGGCCGCCTCGCTGCCTGCCAGGGTCATCTGAGCGCTGGCAGGCCAGGTGCCGCCGAACTCCGATTGCAGGGAAAGCGCAAGGGCGCGCGTGCCTGACCCATCCGGCCCGATGGCAAAGCGATACCCGCGCAGGTCTCCGAATGCGTTGATGCTGTTCTCTGCGCTGACGAACACCCAGAACGGCTCCGGAAACAGGCCGCCAAGTGAATTCAGAACGTCCCGGTCCTGTCGGGAGGCCAGCCCGCCCTGAACCAGCGCGACATCCACGTCCCCATCGTCGAGCAATCGCAGGTTTTCGATAGACCCGGCCGTATCGACCAGGTCGACCTGCACCCCCTGCGCCTGCAGCAGACGCTGATACCGTTCTGCATAGGCATGATACGCCCCGCCCGGCGCCCCGGCGGCAAAGCGAATGTGCTTTGGCGGGGCCGGGTCCATCAGCATCAGGGTGGCGATCAGGCCAACCGCGGCAAGCGCGATCAGCGGCCAGTACACTTTGAGGAAATCCCGCCAACCTGACACTGTTTCGTCTCCCGCACCGGCTTTACGTCCAGTTCTGGTCTAGGCCGGGAACCGGGCCGGATCAACAAGATGAACGAGGTGTCATCGCTGGCCCGGAAATTGCCTTATTCAAGCCGCGTATGGAACCTATTCCGTTTGGAATGTGTTCATCTTGAAAAGATGCTCCCATATCGGGTGCCACAGAGAAAACGGCCAGAAGGACGCCACCGATGAACGCCCAGCCCGCCTTGTCCAGATGGATGACACTCGCGACATTTGCCGCGATTGCGGGCCTGTTGTTCGTAATGGCCTTCGCGCCGGAACCGTCGCTCTACGCAGGTTGATTTCAGCGGGCCGCCTGACCGGATCAGGCCTTGTGATACGGCGTGCCTGCCAGGATCGACATCGCCCGGTAAACCTGTTCGGCCAGCATGGCCCGCACGAACCGGTGCGGCCAGGTTTGCGGACCGAAGGCCAGCGTATCGGAAGCGGCCTTGCGCACGGCATCTCCGTATCCTTCGGCGCCTCCGATCAGGAAAACGAGATCCGGCGTGCCCTGATCCCGCCACGCCGCAAGTTTGCCTGCAAAGTCAGCCGAGCCCATGGATGGGCCGAATTCGTCCAGCCGGAGAATGCGCGCGCCTGCCGGGATTTTCTCAAGTATGCGCCCGGCTTCCGCATCCAGTCCGCCGCCGCTGGCGACTTCGATTTCCTCGATGCCCCGGAATCCCAGTCCGCGTGCCACAGGCCGGGCACGCTTGAGATACTCATCGACGAGATCGCGTTCCGGGCCGGACTTCATCTTGCCGACCACCAGGAAAGTCAGGCGCATATCGCCTAGTGGGCCTTGCGGTGTGCCGGGGTCGTGTCAGATGCCCAGATCTTTTCCAGATTGTAGAATTCGCGCACTTCCGGGCGGAAGAGGTGAACGATGACGTCCCCTGTATCGATCAGAACCCAGTCCGCATTCGGCATGCCTTCGATGCTCGCCGGGCGACCGGTGAGCTTCTTCGCTTCCTGGGAAATGTGATCAGCAAGAGCAGCCACGTGCCGACCGGAGCGGCCAGACGCGATGATCATAAAATCGGCAAGCGAGGATTTGCCCTGAAGGTCGATGAAGAGAAGATCTTCAGCTTTGTCGTCTTCAAGGGACTTTGCGAGAGACTCGGCCATGACGCGGATATCTTCAACGGTGGCCTGCTTTGCGGCCTGGAGCCGCGGAGCGCTGGAAGTCAGGGTTTTCATTCCTTCTGGTTACTCATTCCCCGCATAATACCATGCCGGACGCTTCACAACCAGAAGAAACCCGTATTGTCTGTTACCGGTGCACCCGCTGCAGTTGCCTTGCTGCGAAAGGGCACACCGCCAGAATTTCGCCCCAACCCGCGTTTAAAAGCCCCTACCACTTTCCGACTGCCTTCCGGAGCCGCCCATGAAGCCCCCTATTTCCGCTCTCGCCCTGTCCATGATCCTGCTGCTGCCGCTCGGCGGCTGTGTGGTTGCAGCTGTTGGCACGGCGGGCGCGCTCGGCATCACTGCGGCACAGGACAAGACAATGGGCCAGGCATTGGATGACGCGAACGTCTCCAATCAGATCAAGGCGAAACTCCTCTCCGAAAACTCGGAAAAATACGCAGAAGTGGACGTGGAAGTTGCCAATGGCCTCGTCCTGCTGAGCGGCCGGGTAAATAACCCTGAAGACCGCGTCCGCGCAGAAGGTATCGCCTGGAGCGCCGCCCTGACAAAGGATGTGGCAAACGAGATCAAGATCGAACCGCCAGGCGGCTTCGTCGCCAATCTGTCCGATGAGCTCATCACCGGCCGCGTCCGGGCCCGGCTGATCGGCTCCAAAACCGTCAAAAGCCTGAATTTCAATGTCGAGACCTATGACGGCATCGTCTACCTGATGGGCACGGCCCGCACGGCGAAGGAGCTGAAGAAAGCCGCCGAGGAAGCCAGTTATGTGACCGGCGTGAAGCAGGTCGTCTCCTATGTTCGCCTGCTCAATCCGCAAGTCCGCAACCCCGGACCGGAACTGCAGGGCCAGCCGACCTCTTACCAAAACGCCCCCGATACCTCATATGGGTCTGACGCCGAGCTGATCGGCGCAAGTTACTGACGGGACGCCCTGCCCGCGTTCCTGCAACCGGGAGCGCCCCATGAGTCTTCGCGTCGCGATCCAGATGGATCCGCTTGAGCACGTCAATATCGATGGCGACACAACCTTTGCCCTGGCCGAAACGGCTCAGGCCCGCGGCATGGAAATCTTCGTCTACGGACCGCAGGATATGAGCCTGGAAGGCACGCGCGTCACCGCGCGGGTGCGTCCGGCAAAGGTCCAGAGAGTTCCCGGCGCGCCCGGCATCTTCGGTGAAGCGGTCACCCTGGACCTGGCGAAGGACATCGATGTCGTGCTGATGCGGCAGGACCCGCCATTCGATCTTTCCTACATCACGGCCTGCCACATGCTGGAACTGATCAGCGGCGAAACGCTGGTGCTGAACGACCCGGAGGGGGTGCGTTCCAGCCCCGAAAAGATCCTGCCGCTCATGTTTCCGGACCTCATGCCCCCCACGCTGGTCAGCCGCGACCCGGCCGCCATCGAGGATTTCCGCGACCGCTACAAGGACATCATCGTCAAGCCGATCTACGGCCATGGCGGAGCAGGTGTCTTCCGGCTGAAGGAGGACGACTCCAATCTCGACTCGCTGCTTGAGCTGTTTTTCTCGAACTCCCGGGAACCCGTCATGGTGCAGGCCTTCCTGCCGGCCGTCAGCGAAGGCGACAAACGAATCATGCTGGTGGATGGCAAAGCCGTGGGCGCGCTGAACCGCCGTCCGCAATCCGGTCAGGTCCGCTCGAACCTTGTGGTCGGCGGAACGGCGGAAAAATCAGACCTCAGCGAGGCGGACAAACGTATCTGTGAGGCGATCGGCCCGGAATTGCGTCAGCGCGGACTGGTCCTGACCGGCATCGACGTCATCGGCGGGCGCATGACAGAAATAAATGTCACATCACCGACCGGTGTTCAGGCGATCCGGAAACTCAGCGGCATTGATATCCCTGCCATTTTCTGGGACTCTGTGCAGGAGAGACTTGCAGGCCGCTAGTCTCAGGGACAAGATCAGAGACATGAACATGAAACTTATGACCGTCCTCGCCGTTGCCTCAGCTGCATTCGCCGGCGCCGCCTGTTCAGAATCGGCGGGAAAGGCCTCTCCTGAATCCACAGACAAGGTTGCGGTCCAGGAACCTTCCGGCACGCTAAACCTCTCCCTTCCCGGCACGGTCAACGAACCGTCGGTTTCCGGTGGCACGCTGAACCTGAATCTTGGGGGGGCGTCCGACCAGCCAAGGCTCATTGGATCCGACCAGCTTGGCTCGGTGGACTTCAGCAGCGACGTTCCCGGTCCGGTGCTAACGGGCGACGCCGGGCAACCGGCCGCCAGCAACGAGGATGACGACATCATCCGCCTCGATTCGAACTGACCGGAACGACACGCTGAAATATCATGTCTGGACGATGCCGCAGGTGCCCGCCTGCGGCTTTCCATTTCTGGTACCAGCATTTCTCCTGAACTTTCACCAAATTACACGCCTAGGTTGCTAACGGTCTGATGTTTGCATAGGTTTCCGGGTGCGGGATCCGGGAACAGGAAGTCAGACATGTCCAATTTGGCCAATTCCAATGGTCACGAAACGCGAAAACCGACCGACGCAGACCGGTTCGTGGGCCAAAAAGTACGGCAGGCAAGACGGGAAATTGGTCTGACCCAGGAAGCGCTTTCCGCGCTGTTGGGGGTCACCTTCCAGCAAATCCAGAAATACGAAGCAGGCCAGAGCCGCCTCTCAGCTGGCCGCCTGAGGGAGGTGGCGATCGCACTCAACAAGCCGATCGACTATTTCTATGAGCCCTTCGTCATAGAACTGCCAGTTTCCCAGAAAGCGGAACGGGACCTGAAAATCATGGGCCTGCGCCGGGACGGCAAGCGGCTGATCGACCGGATCAAAGACGACCGGTCCCTGCGCGCAGCGATCCATATTCTCGAAGCCCTGGAGAAATCGCACTGACGCTCAGTCGTCGCTTCGGGCTTCATCTTTCAGCCGGTAAACAAGATCCAGCGCTTCCCTCGGCGTCAGGGAGTCCGGATCGACCGTCTCCAGCAGTGTCACAACCCGGTCTCCAGCGGCGGAATACCCGGTCATGTCCTCCCCCTCTTCCTCCGCGGTCAGAGGCGCCGACGCGAACAGGGGCAGCGTGTCGGCTGATGACGGATCCGTTTCAAGCCGCTTCAATATCTGCGCGGCGCGCGATACGGCCTTCTTCGGCAGACCGGCCAGTTTCGCCACCTGCACCCCATAGGACCGGTCTGCGGGACCGGGCTGTACCTCATGCAGGAAGACAAGATCGTTCTTCCATTCGCGCGCCCGCAGTGACGCATTGGCCGCGCCGGACAGATCATCCACCAGCCCCGTCAGCTCATGATAGTGCGTGGCGAACAGGGCCCGGCAGCCATTGGACGCGTGCAAATGTTCAACCGCCGCCCAGGCAATGGCAAGCCCGTCCCAGGTCGAGGTGCCCCGGCCAACTTCGTCCAGAATCACGAAACTGCGGTTCGTCGCCTGGGTCAGGATCGCGGCCGTTTCCACCATCTCCACCATGAAGGTGGACCGCCCGCGGGCCAGGTCATCCGACGCGCCGACGCGGGAGAAAACGCGGTCTGCCAGCCCCACGCGGATGCTGCGCGCCGGAACAAACAGTCCGGCCTGCGCCAGAATGACTGCCAGCGCGGCCTGACGCAGATAGGTCGACTTACCGGCCATGTTGGGCCCGGTCACCAGCAGAAGACGCGGCGCATCTTCGCCTCGGGCATCCAGTTTCAGGGCATTGGCAGTAAAGCCCTGCCCGTCCTTTTTGAGCGCAGCCTCAACGACCGGATGCCGCAAAGCATCCGCCTCGAAGACCGGATCCGCTTCAATCCGTGGGCGGACAGCATCTGCTTCCAGCGCCCACGCGCCCGTGGCCG is a window from the uncultured Hyphomonas sp. genome containing:
- a CDS encoding SDR family NAD(P)-dependent oxidoreductase; amino-acid sequence: MANGAALIIGAGDATGGAIAQAFARDGLTACVTRRPRNLSDLEALVGSIEADGGKARAFGVDARSEDDTVALFDQVEAEVGPVEACVFNIGANVRFQVTETTSRVYQKVWEMAAFAGFLAGREAARVMSPRGRGTIIFTGATAALRGGAGFSAFAGAKHSLRALAQSMARELGPKGIHVAHVVIDGAIDSAFIRETLPDAAERRDRDGLLIPDEIAKNYVWLHQQHRSAWTHELDLRPWCETW
- the rsfS gene encoding ribosome silencing factor codes for the protein MKTLTSSAPRLQAAKQATVEDIRVMAESLAKSLEDDKAEDLLFIDLQGKSSLADFMIIASGRSGRHVAALADHISQEAKKLTGRPASIEGMPNADWVLIDTGDVIVHLFRPEVREFYNLEKIWASDTTPAHRKAH
- a CDS encoding TAXI family TRAP transporter solute-binding subunit yields the protein MSGWRDFLKVYWPLIALAAVGLIATLMLMDPAPPKHIRFAAGAPGGAYHAYAERYQRLLQAQGVQVDLVDTAGSIENLRLLDDGDVDVALVQGGLASRQDRDVLNSLGGLFPEPFWVFVSAENSINAFGDLRGYRFAIGPDGSGTRALALSLQSEFGGTWPASAQMTLAGSEAADALRAGTVDAVAFAASVEAPYVQDLLRDPAVELLPFERAPALARRQDALSAVTLLRGVVDIGADIPATDVPLVAPVAQLAIRKDIHPAIEALLIDSAIAIHGDGSLLSAAGRWPDPDATDLPVSRQARRYYRDGPSFLRRYFSFDVANFLDRAWVLAIPLLTLLFPLVRAAPPIYRWRVRRKIYVWYKDIRALEARGRASPTPDERSRIVKDLEDLQEEIGAVDVPLSYTDDLYRLRSHVEFVKQLVLNPTGSVSAPALGA
- a CDS encoding BON domain-containing protein → MKPPISALALSMILLLPLGGCVVAAVGTAGALGITAAQDKTMGQALDDANVSNQIKAKLLSENSEKYAEVDVEVANGLVLLSGRVNNPEDRVRAEGIAWSAALTKDVANEIKIEPPGGFVANLSDELITGRVRARLIGSKTVKSLNFNVETYDGIVYLMGTARTAKELKKAAEEASYVTGVKQVVSYVRLLNPQVRNPGPELQGQPTSYQNAPDTSYGSDAELIGASY
- a CDS encoding helix-turn-helix transcriptional regulator, coding for MSNLANSNGHETRKPTDADRFVGQKVRQARREIGLTQEALSALLGVTFQQIQKYEAGQSRLSAGRLREVAIALNKPIDYFYEPFVIELPVSQKAERDLKIMGLRRDGKRLIDRIKDDRSLRAAIHILEALEKSH
- a CDS encoding 23S rRNA (pseudouridine(1915)-N(3))-methyltransferase RlmH, with amino-acid sequence MRLTFLVVGKMKSGPERDLVDEYLKRARPVARGLGFRGIEEIEVASGGGLDAEAGRILEKIPAGARILRLDEFGPSMGSADFAGKLAAWRDQGTPDLVFLIGGAEGYGDAVRKAASDTLAFGPQTWPHRFVRAMLAEQVYRAMSILAGTPYHKA
- the gshB gene encoding glutathione synthase, whose translation is MSLRVAIQMDPLEHVNIDGDTTFALAETAQARGMEIFVYGPQDMSLEGTRVTARVRPAKVQRVPGAPGIFGEAVTLDLAKDIDVVLMRQDPPFDLSYITACHMLELISGETLVLNDPEGVRSSPEKILPLMFPDLMPPTLVSRDPAAIEDFRDRYKDIIVKPIYGHGGAGVFRLKEDDSNLDSLLELFFSNSREPVMVQAFLPAVSEGDKRIMLVDGKAVGALNRRPQSGQVRSNLVVGGTAEKSDLSEADKRICEAIGPELRQRGLVLTGIDVIGGRMTEINVTSPTGVQAIRKLSGIDIPAIFWDSVQERLAGR